One Rissa tridactyla isolate bRisTri1 chromosome 4, bRisTri1.patW.cur.20221130, whole genome shotgun sequence DNA window includes the following coding sequences:
- the GFOD2 gene encoding glucose-fructose oxidoreductase domain-containing protein 2 isoform X2 produces MVTAARYYPKLMSIVGNVLRFLPAFVKMKQLIEEHYVGNVMICDVRVYGGSLLSHKYNWICDELMGGGGLHTMGTYIIDLLTHLISRRAEKVHGLLKTFVKQNTAISGIRHVTSDDFCFFQMLMSEGVCCTVTLNFNMPGSFIHEVMIVGSTGRLIARGTDLYGQKNTALQEELLFTDSLPVSKGLLDMGFKDIPLLYLKGMVYMVQALRQSFQDQEDRRTWDHKPVSMAASFEDGLYMQSVVEAIKKSSRSGEWEAVEVMTEEPDANQNLCEALQRNNL; encoded by the coding sequence ATGGTCACAGCTGCCAGGTATTACCCAAAGCTGATGAGCATCGTTGGCAATGTTCTCCGTTTCTTGCCTGCCTTTGTGAAGATGAAGCAGTTGATAGAAGAACACTACGTGGGCAACGTCATGATCTGCGACGTACGCGTTTATGGGGGAAGCCTGCTCAGCCACAAGTACAACTGGATCTGCGATGAGCTGATGGGAGGAGGTGGTCTGCATACAATGGGCACCTACATTATCGACCTCCTAACTCACCTCAtcagcaggagagcagagaaggTCCACGGTTTGCTCAAGACTTTTGTGAAGCAGAACACGGCTATAAGCGGGATCCGCCACGTCACTAGCGATGACTTCTGCTTTTTCCAGATGCTAATGAGTGAGGGTGTCTGTTGCACTGTGACTCTCAACTTCAACATGCCTGGATCATTCATCCATGAAGTCATGATTGTTGGGTCTACCGGTCGTCTCATAGCTCGCGGGACGGACTTGTACGGACAGAAAAACACCGCGCTCCAAGAAGAACTACTGTTTACAGACTCTCTGCCTGTCAGCAAGGGCCTTTTGGATATGGGGTTTAAAGACATCCCGCTGCTTTACCTAAAAGGAATGGTGTACATGGTGCAAGCACTGCGGCAGTCTTTCCAAGATCAGGAAGACCGTCGGACATGGGATCATAAACCTGTCTCCATGGCAGCCTCTTTTGAAGATGGCCTGTACATGCAGAGTGTGGTAGAGGCCATCAAGAAATCCAGCAGGTCGGGGGAGTGGGAGGCTGTGGAGGTGATGACCGAGGAACCAGATGCCAATCAAAACCTCTGCGAGGCGCTGCAAAGAAATAACTTATGA
- the C4H16orf86 gene encoding uncharacterized protein C16orf86 homolog, with protein sequence MSTPVPEPPALVRSPEEGQRGSCEPGHILAQLSAALEKPDIKALEWSEDGQGVLVRTELYEEEMGKNKELFPELANLGCVAALRAWLLAYGFKPKGAKVDAQVLLLQHPNFQRAQPTAEEPGALGGNAGLSAKPQPKRKKRTRRPRPPRGTTSQDTLGQRPRLRPLYQYINYDMPELMHPSAEEDEVPELAQTSQVPMAPGRPTAPQLEDTWAGSTPAIPAPGADDKSMQADTERMLGYAANLVPPPFPQYE encoded by the exons ATGTCCACCCCGGTGCCAGAGCCTCCTGCCCTGGTGAGAAGCCCCGAGGAGGGGCAGCGCGGCAGCTGTGAGCCTGGGCACATCCTCGCTCAGCTGTCTGCAGCCCTGGAGAAGCCAGACATCAAGGCTTTGGAG TGGTCTGAGGATGGGCAAGGTGTCCTTGTCCGCACCGAGCTGTACgaagaggagatggggaagaacAAAGAGCTCTTCCCGGAGCTGGCGAATCTCGGCTGCGTCGCGGCGCTGCGGGCCTGGCTGCTAGCCTATGGTTTCAAACCCAAGGGGGCAAA GGTCGATGCGCAagtgctcctgctgcagcacccCAATTTCCAGAGGGCGCAGCCCACTGCCGAGGAGCCGGGCGCCCTTGGAGGCAACGCCGGCCTCTCCGCCAAGCCGCAGCCAAAAAGGAAGAAACGTACGAGGAGGCCGCGCCCTCCCCGAGGCACCACGTCCCAGGACACGCTGG GACAACGGCCACGCCTGCGACCCTTGTACCAGTACATCAACTACGACATGCCGGAGCTGATGCACCCGTCAGCAGAAGAAGATGAAGTCCCAGAGCTGGCCCAGACGAGCCAGGTCCCCATGGCCCCCGGGAGGCCAACAGCTCCACAGCTGGAGG ATACCTGGGCCGGCAGCACTCCGGCGATCCCAGCCCCTGGAGCAGACGACAAGTCCATGCAGGCTGATACCGAGAGGATGCTCGGATATGCAGCTAACCTGGTGCCACCGCCCTTCCCCCAGTACGAATAG